ATCCATTTCCTAAGAGACGACGCTCTCTAAAAGTGATGGTCTGGAGCTGAATTCTAGGAACCCCAGTCCTAAGTGACCTAGTTGAGGTTAGACAGGATCAAGAGTTGGCCCACTGGATGAAGGTCCTTGAGTTCATGTCTTACGCTTTAGGAGTTCTCATCGCTGCCCTCAAACATGTAGACTGTCCTCTAGAAAGTCCTCTGGTTTTATGTGGCCCCTTGGTTTTCTGTGGTGAGCAGAGCCGTTCAGGCCGACAGATCCCTGCCCTCTGTGAAGTTCAGTGTAGTAACTGGCTCTTCAGAGCTGGAGTGGGCCTTCTTGGGAAGGGAAGAGCTTGTTCCTGGAAGTGTTTACCCTTAGACCAGAGGGCCACTGGTCGGGAGCTCAGTAGGAAAGATTCCAGCATGGGCGACCCGACGACAGTCTGTAGAACTGTCGCGGGTTGCAGTGGGAGGGCACACTTGGGTCTGGGAGGGGAGCCCTCCCTTGTGAGCGCTGTTTCCACTGGTTGGGAGAGCAGCATAGGAATGGGGCACAGAGGAACAGAGGGGCCTGTTCTGTGACTTCCGCGATTGATCAGTTTGtcttctttgccatttttttttacagcgGAGGCGAGCAGCGCGGCAGCAGCAACCCAGGAAAGTCGGCGTCCGCTACTATGAGACACACAACGTGAAAAACAGGAACAGGAACAAAAAGAAGACCAATGACTCAGAGGGacagaaacacagacacaaaaaattcaaacataagcagtaacattttaaaagtttattaaattatACAGAAATAGGCAATTAGaaactgtgttcattttcttcatgccCGGTTGGCATTTCTAAGGCCATGATGCTTTTGTTCTGAGGTTTGACAGTTGAAACCATTCACCAGTGCTGGTGAAAACAGTCTGTCCACCCCCAGGGCTTTCCGTGATGGGGTCCACTGGCACTTCTTGGTTCCTCCAGAGCGTAGCCATGTCCTGCGCGTCTGACGGAAACAGATGAGGTCTACAGAATGGAGAGCGGCATTTCTCTTACACTGGCAATTAGCAGTTTGAAACAGAGGCGTAAAAACGAGAAAGTCTCAAGGATGTAATGTACACGGCCTAAGCTTTAAAATACGAAGAAGTGACAGCATCTTCAGTTGTCTGTAGCTGTGTCTGTTAGCTGGCCACATGACGTAGGTGCTTGACGTCCAAGGAGTCCTGGAACCAGCACACCTCAGCAGAGTTCTGTCTCGCGACGGTGACAGCCCAGCCAGGCTCTTATGGTGGGGTCTTAGAGtcccctcagggcacctggaggAGGGTGAAAGCTGTGACTTCAGATCTGAGATTAGAGCTGCGTGGGGCATGTTTGGGAACACAGCTCTTCCGGTAGGAATGAGATTCTTCCAGGGAGCCTTGGAGCCTTCACTGGGATGATGTCGGGTCAAAGCTCCACTAAGGAGAGTCCTTCTTGGCTCCTTGGGAATGCAGTTTGAGGCATTCCAACCGAGTGGACACGTCAGTGCCTCCTTAGGTGTGTTCCTTGTGAAATTTAAGTGAATGATGGAGTCGTCTTGCTGCACTGGCCCACCCGGATTGCCCTAAATTAAAGCTTTGTTTCGCTAACTTCCTCTTCTGGGTTTACGGGCCTCCAAACTTTGGATTTAacttacaagaaatactaaagtgCAGTCTACACGCCATAGCCTGACCATTAATAATTAGAGCTGTATGTGAGGTCTGGGTACCTCTCCAGTTGTTAAACCCCAGCCAGTTAGGGGTGTAGGGTCAGGGGTTGGTTTTCTGCAGAATAAGATGAACAAATCGGCGGGCAGGGGCCGAGGTGCAGGCAGCTCACCGGGGACCCTGTGACTTGTATTTCTTCCCAGCAAACATTTACTTTCTCAGGGCGGGTTTGACTCCGCCTTTGGCGCCTCCTCAACTGGGCAAACTGGGGAAGTGGGCGTGGCGGGCTAGGTGGGCAGGGATAAAACAACATCATATAAACCCAAATCTCCAAAACGAGCCACTAGAACTGCACTGGGGTAGGGATGGTGAAAGACTCCAAGTAAGGGAAAGACAGGCCCCAGAAGCCCAAGTTCGGGTCTAAGATGAATCGTGGACCAGGaccagggcagggaggcagctTCATTTGGCTAGAAATAAGTGCCAGCGTGGAGCAGTGGCGGGAGGGCCGTTGCCTCGCCTGCGAGGGACGGGGCAGAAAGCCTGACTGCTCGGGTTGGCGAATCCCAAGGTTGGCCACATACAGAGACTGTGCCACCTTCCGCTGCCCGGCCGAGAGCCTGGCTGCCAGACCTGGGTGTTCATGACACTGGGGCCATGTGTGACTTCTGACAAACGTGTGGGTGGTGATCAGGGGAGGGTATGGCTTGTTCACTCAGGagactagcttttttttttattacaacgGGCTTACGATGGGGTAGCAGTGCTTGCTGAGGCCCATGTGGAAATTATCACTTCTTTGGTGCAATAATGCCTTCCAGTTGGgcctgaaaaacaaaagcaaactccGTTAATTATTTGAAGTTTGCAGCCTAACAAATAGCTGAGAGGTGATAAAAGGCTCTGGGAAGAAGAATCCGACGCGGCCCCTCCAAGTGTTTTTCCCTTCATTCCCAATTCCATGTTTTCTAGATTAGCTGGTGTCTGGCTTGGCACACGGTCTTGCTACATTAGGAGAAACCGGAGCTGtcctggtttccatacaataatGGCTCAGTGTAGAACATAAAGcattgaaaaggaaattaaataaaagttgttGAAATAGTGGTTTCTCGTGGCTCAGATTTCAGGCCTGAGATGCTAAGTTAAACATTTGGCTCTCAGTTTTGGGATCCTGGGAGCTCTTGTGCTGGGACAAGAGGTTTGGGAAACAGCAATTTTTCAGCCACCGAGACAACTTGACACCCAATTAGAGAGAATTGCTACCAGTAAGTAGGGAGCTGTCCATCTTGTATGTAAAGCTCAAGGCGCTTGGGAGTTATATACTCTGCTCCTCCAGCAGCCGGTAACATAATTTACTATCATGGTGTGTGGACAGATCTTTAAGTAGGTCTATCCTGGGGACTGCAAACACTGCTTTATTTGCAGTGCAGCTTGGAGCCAATAAAAATAACTCACTTCTAAAGAGTCCTTCACCCAGGGGATGACAAGGTTGCTTGTAAATGTTAGAAAGATGCCAAGAtattctgctctgctctgctctggctGCGGGTACTGTAGGGGGAACTGAAGAACTGGGGCTGGTGATCAAGGAACGTGGCAGATAAGGCACGTGGCTTCAGAGGCTGCTAAGTCAACAGATTCGTGGCCGGCTGTGAAGTGTCTAGCTTTTCTTGGTGAAACTCAGCAACGAGAGAATCTGTCATCCTGCACTAGCGGTTAATACAAGCCCTCTTTATCTCAAATGCCTGTCCTTGGTGTAGCCCTAAGAGGCCTGCCAATCGCAAGAATGTAAGCTTTCCATGAGactagggaggggagggagatccacccaggggcccctgcggCCAGGGCCGTGGGAGACGGCCACTCAACAACAGGTCCCCTATCTAGAACAGTGGTGCGCAAACTTAGGCAAGCACCAGAATCACCTGCAGACCTGGCTAGGTTGTTGGGCCCGAACCCCCAAGTTTCTCGTTCAGTAGATCCGGAAGGGGCCCAATAATTGGTATTTCTCCAAGTTGCCGGGTGATGCTGCCGCTGCTCTGGGGGCACAGCCTTTGAGAACCTTTAGATCCCACGGAGAGCCCGGAGTTTGGGAGGCCTGGCCCCCATCTCAGCTCAGCTGGATAAAAGTAAACCACCGGCAAAGGGGCTTGGAGGAAAAATACCTACAGTTGAGTTCCTCTGACCACACACCCGGGCAGGGTTTCTGACTTCAAATGgttcttctccttccctgccgGCCCCAAATGCTGTGCCTCAGAGGGGGCTGCAGGTGGGACGGCACCCCCACAAAAGCCTGCTGAAGACATCCCGCCCACTCTAGGAAGGCTCCAGAATGCCAGCCGTAAAAGGAGAGAAGTTCCACTCTGCCATATCCACCTCTCCTGGACGCTGGGCAACTTTTCCAAGGGCAACAAAACCATCCACTTGGAGGGGCTGAGGAGCCAGGCTGAGGGGTCGTGGAAATTCAGAGCCCCCCTCCAGAGACAGAAGGGTGGAGAATCTGTGTAATGACTCCTCACCCTGCatccccccgcgccccccccccccccggcttcctTTAGTCCTTGGCAGTACATGTGGACAAGTATTCGGAGTCCCCTGCAGGAAACGGAGCcgtggggccagggtggggggtggggggtgggggggtagggggagtttgggggagggggcgggcaggagCCCCTCCACCCGGGCCTGCACGGGGCTCACCTTCAGCTGCTGATTCGTCCGCTTGAGGAACTGAATCTCCTCGTTGTGCTTCTTCTCCTCCACCTGTCTCCTCTCGCTCTCCCGCTTCTCGGTGGCCTCGCATTTGGCCTTCTGCTCGTTCACTTGCCTCTCCAGATCTTTCTTTTCCGTTTCCAATTCTGCAATCTGAGGACAGAACCTCCCGTCATCCTGGGACGTTGCCAAGAGGATGGGGCGGTGTGAGTGCCTGGGCCTCAGAGGGGACCTGGGACACAGCTGTCCAACCTGAGACGTGGCCCGGGTCTGTACTGCCACCCAGTGGGAGGTCAGTGACTGGCACggcacagccaagaggagccagCTCTGCCAGGACCAGGCTGaaccccggggggcgggggggtgttcTCTGAGGGGATGGCACCCTCGGTCGTCAGAATGTCGTCTGGAACGACAAGCATGTGACCCTGAGGTTGACAGAAGAGTCACAGAGGGCTGAAGCTCCAGGGTCAACCCCACTCACTTTCCTCTCCATGTCTGACTTCCCCTGTTCGGCCTGTAGCGCCTTCCTCATGCCAAAGGCCACGCTGCTCTCGTACAAGGTCTGGTAGGCGGCGATGGTCATGCGGATCTCGTCCCGGACTCGTAGCAACAGCAGTCCTCTCTCCGCACAGTTGATGGTCACCTCCCGGATCAGCTCATCTTCCAAAGCACACACACACCGAGGTCAGGAGGGCAGGCAGGAGGAAGTGCACCACGTCTCCGGCTAACCACCCACCCTCCTGGGGAGGGTGCTAGCGTGTGTCCTCCTCACCTGGAGACAGAGGCCCCAGGAGCCCTGCCATACAGCCACTGCTCTGAACTTGGCACTTGGGGGCCCGGGACAGAGGGAGACGGGCGCCCCCAGGTTTGTTTGTGGCCGTGAGGCCCCTCTCTTCCACCCTCAGGCAAAACCTCCAGGGTACTAGTCATGGAAATTGGACTTTTCAGTTTGAAGGTGAtgactgctttatttttattttttttaatgtttattttgggagggggacagagagaggcagagaggatcccacactgaccgtgcggagcctgccatggggcttgatcccacgacctgtgagatcatgacctcatgagtTGGACCTCAAGACtcgacactcaaatgactgaatcacccaggcgccccgtgacgTCTGCTTTCAAGCAGCAGGGAAATCCTGTGTGCCCTCTAGCTGGACGGGCTTGGGGCTGGAAACAGTAGGATTTAGAGCCTGCCCACCCATCTCTTCCATAAATGCCGACCTGGAGAGCAGACCCTAATCATACTCACACTGAAGGGAGCCTGCCAGCCCCTGCAGCTGCCTCAGGGTTTGGAGGCAGTCTGAACGTCAGAGTTCACAGGGGCCAGTGAGTTTGGTTGGGGGACAGCCATTTGACACGATCACTTAAATCGTTCGTGACTGTCAGTTAACAGTAAGTTACCCTGAAATATTTCCCCGGCCCAAGGGCTGGAATATTGGTCGATGGATATGAATCTAGCACGTTAGTTGTTccgattttaaaaaatcagcatatGCTTATTATAAAAATCTTTGACAAGAAAAAGACTCAGAACGGAAGTTCTCATCTTACCTCCGAACATTTGCCGAGAGGTTAGGAACCGGGTTGTCAGGTCGGCGGGCAAAGAGCGGGAAGGAGGCGCGTTTGGCAGTTCCTGGGTGTGGGGCAGGTAGGGGGACACAAGACGACTCCGGGATGGGGTGGGCTTGCAGCTCAGGGACGCTCAGGGCTGGGGATTGTGCtcgaagggaaggggagggggcggcaGATGTGCGTcggatcccccccaccccggcctccaCCGCGCACGCCGCGCCACTCACCGAAGCACTGCGAGTACAGCTCCCTGCGCACGGGGCAGATGCCCGTCTCCCTGGCCTGTCGCTGCTGCAGCTTCCGGTCCAGCTGCTCCTGCAGGTGCACTACATCCATCCTGGTGCTGGGAGCGCTGGACACCTGCTGGATCCATAGCTGCGTGTCTTCCACCCACTCCCTGTGGCACAGACACGGCGAGGCTGAGCAGGCCCATCGACCACAGGGTCTTCGGGACACGAGCAGAGGTGGCCCTTTGAGCTCTCTGGCTGAGCGGGAGCGAGGGGGCAGCTCGGTCCCCAGCCCGCCGCAACCCTCTACCCCCCTCTCTTCCTTGAGGAGCGTATGGCTCCAGAGCCACACCCACTAAGCCACCTCCACGGGGCCCCTACTGTGGGCCAACTCTACCTTCCTACGTCTCCCCGTGAAAACATCACCTGTGTTCCAGATCTTAATCTAGCGGGTTGAGAACAGATTCATGGGCATTGTTGCTTGGTTGGAACAGAAGGCCCAGTGAGAATTCCCCCCCTGACTTGTGGGGTGGGAGGCACAGGGCACCATGAACCTTGCCAGCCATGAACCACTGCCAGATGTGTGCAGTGGGGAGGTGTGTGCCTGAAGGTGTGCCTATgtggcccctgcccccagcccccactatAGTAGACCTCGTGTCAGAGGCATGGCCAGGTTCCAGAACCACGAGGAGGGAGCCTGAGGGTAGAATCACTGTGGGGGGAGgatttccatttacttatttatttaaaaaatgtttttaaatgtttatttttgagagagagagagagagtgcacgggggaggggcagagagagagggagacacagaatccgaagcaggctccaggctctaagctggcggcacagagcccgatgtggggctcgaactcatgaactgtgagaccatgacccgggccgaagtcggacacttaaccgactgagccacccaggcaccccgaggatttccattttattgatgggAAAGAACCACCTGAAAAATCACCCCTCCCTTCTTTGACTTCCATCTCAGACGAGACTGCAGTCTCTCTTTACATCACAACCTTCAAAACCGAACTGTCAACTGATTCCATAAGAATCATCAACAAAGCATGTCAGATAGTGATCAATGCGGCTGCGGGAGGAAGAAGCAGGTTAAGGGGATGGTGAAGAAGGCAGAAGGTGGTCTTTTACAAGGATCCGCAAGGAAGGCCCCCTTGAGGAAATCACAATTGAGCAAGACCCGaggaaagagacaaagggaatGAGGTGGACGTCAGGGGAAGAGTATCCTTAGCAGTAAGAACAGCAACCGTCAAGGCCCTGAGGGACGGTGTTTCAGAAGCAGTGAGCAGACACCCCTATGGCATTCGTACACTGAACAAGGAGAATAACAGGGGACGAGATCATGCCAGGGCTTCCGGGTCATTCTCAAGACTTTGGATTTTAGCCTGAGTCACATCGGAAACCAGTAAAGAGTTCCTGGTAGAAGACTGGCATGATCTGGCTTGTGATTTCGGGGCTGCTCGGAGGATACATCGTAGGGGCAAAGAGCGGAAGCAAGGTTTTCAGACAGGAGGCCACTGTAGGCGACAAACAGTGACTAGGAACAAGATGGTGGAAGCAGAGGCAGTGGGAAGTGGTTGGATTGGGGATGtccggtttttgttttttgtttttttttgtttttgtttttttggttttttttttgattcagagagagacagagcatgaacgggggagggtcagagagagagggagacacagactctgaagcaggctccaggctctgagctgtcagcacagagcccgacgtggggctcgaactcatggaccgtgagatcatgacctgagctgaagtcggatgctcaaNNNNNNNNNNNNNNNNNNNNNNNNNNNNNNNNNNNNNNNNNNNNNNNNNNNNNNNNNNNNNNNNNNNNNNNNNNNNNNNNNNNNNNNNNNNNNNNNNNNNGGGATGTTCGTTTGAAGGCGGAGCCAAAACAAGTTGATGAAGGATAGGACGTGTGATGTGAGAGACCAAAAGGAACGCAGGGTGGCCTGAGCTACTAGTAGAAAGGAGAAGACTGGGGATGAGTAGGTGGGGAGAGGGACGCCTTGTGATTTCGTTTGGACATGCTGAAGGGTGAGATGTCTATGAGGCACCTTCATGAAGATAATGAGAAAGCAGTAGAACATATGGGTCTGGAGTTTCAAGGAAAGGACAGGGCTGGGGACAACACATTTGGGAGCCATCAGCATATAGATCGTATTTAAAGCCGCAGGCTTGGGTTAGAGCACTTGGGAGATGAGGATGGCAGAGAAGAGGTCCCCCCCATCCTCCCAGGATCCAGCCATCTGCAAGCTCTAGGAGTTCTGGGATGCTGGGAGGAAATCCTGGCCAGGAACAGAGACAGGGTGCCTCTTCCTAAGTTGCAGAGCACTGGAATGCAAAACCTGGGCTTTCTGTCAGCCACCGCtcccactttttttgtttttttttttttgttttttaccttggGGGCAGAATGGCATTCAAGATTTCTTCTGCCTGCTTCGTAGGATCTGGGACACAGGATGTTGAGGGAACCTTGGTCTTTGGTGGCTGTGGGACCGGACCCGAGGGTCCAGGCTGCTGGGGGCTGACTTTCAGCGGCCGTGCCTGAGAAGAGACAAGATAGGGCAGGAGGTCATTCAGGCACTGGAATCCACACATCCAAGCCCTCGGGGTTGCTCCAGGTCTACTCAacacccctcccctcttcccagctcacttcccccatctctcctctggtCAGAAGTTGTGTCTTAGCGGAAGGAAGCCATGAAGAGTCTTTGGTCCCACCCTGACCCAAGGCTTGTATCTCCTGGAACGACGTTTCTGGCAAGGGTGCTCAGCCCTCTGCTTTCACGCCTCTAGTGATGGAGCAGTCACCACCAGATCCGTTCTTGGACCAGGCTACTTATGAAAAAGGGTGAGCCCCATCCATCTCTTTGACTTCCTTTCTCATCCTAAATCTGCCCTCTGGGGTCCCCCATCTGGGTTTCTTGTTCCGCTCTCCCatcctccttcccccatcccaaTTCCCTTCTCTTCCAGTTGCTGCAAACCTTATCCCTCGGGAGTCCCCCTCCTCAACGCCGGGACCTTTCTGTACCCGAGCTTCCAGGCTCCCCCGCCCCCTGAGACGCCCCCTGAGACCCCTCCTTACTTTGGGGCTCCGCTTCTCCGTGTTTCGGCTCACCAACACCGGGGTGTCATACTTGAGCAGAGAGTCCGCAGGGGGGATCATGGCGGCGACGGGGGTAGTAGTCCAGCGGCAGCCCCTCAAATATGCGCCTTGTTTGCCGTCTCCATGGAAACCTCCTCTCCCGGCCTCATGGCCTGGGCGGGGCCTCGGAGTGGGGCGGGGCCAGCAGCGCGCGAGTTTCCGAGCAGCCTTCCGGAAGAATTCTCCTTGTGCTTAGTTTGTCAGGCTTCCTGTTTAGCGAGTCGCCTTGATACTCTTGGAAGCAGGCAAAACAGGAGTTCAAGTTCCTGCGCTTCATCTTGCTCGCAAGTTGAATGAGGTGGCAGGTCACCCTCTCAGCCCCCCAATTTtgtcacctgcaaaatgggagtCATGTGACTCCTGAGTGAAGGGTTCAGGAGATTTCCAGAGGAAGCCACCTAGTGGgcccaagttttatttatttatttttaaatatttatttctgagacagagagagcatgagtggggaaggggcagagagagagggagacacagaatcagaagcaggctccaggctctgagctgtcagcacagagccccacgcagggctcgaactcacaaaccgtgagatcatgacctgagccacccaggcgcccctagtgggGCCAagtttaagagactcttaaaaacagaacaaactgagggttgatgggggtgggtgatgggtattgaggagggcatgttttgggatgagctctgggtgttgtatggaaaccaatttgacaataaatttcatattaaaaaaactaaaaaaaaataataaaaaaataaataaaaaagtatttcttttgcggggacccctggatggctcagtgagtgGGGTGGAGCGTGTGACTTTTGATCGCGGGGTTGAGTTCGAGCCGCaccattgggtgtagagattacttgaaaaaaaaatttttttaagtatttgtttttaacGAAATGGAGAAATGACAACATAACAGAAAGTTCAAGAACAGAGGGGTAAATACTAATGATTTGCCCACTGGCTGCCAGCTGCGACTGCATTTCCGTCTCTTTTTAAGTTCGTGTTTCCAAAGATAAACGTAATCACAGTTTGC
Above is a window of Panthera uncia isolate 11264 chromosome C1 unlocalized genomic scaffold, Puncia_PCG_1.0 HiC_scaffold_4, whole genome shotgun sequence DNA encoding:
- the DNALI1 gene encoding axonemal dynein light intermediate polypeptide 1 — its product is MIPPADSLLKYDTPVLVSRNTEKRSPKARPLKVSPQQPGPSGPVPQPPKTKVPSTSCVPDPTKQAEEILNAILPPREWVEDTQLWIQQVSSAPSTRMDVVHLQEQLDRKLQQRQARETGICPVRRELYSQCFDELIREVTINCAERGLLLLRVRDEIRMTIAAYQTLYESSVAFGMRKALQAEQGKSDMERKIAELETEKKDLERQVNEQKAKCEATEKRESERRQVEEKKHNEEIQFLKRTNQQLKAQLEGIIAPKK